The following are from one region of the Streptomyces rubrogriseus genome:
- a CDS encoding DUF881 domain-containing protein has product MSLLTNVMDHSLDDGYAEAAARKQADGGGGMPKTLRAKLGLAAGLVLAALVVTVGAAQARVAAPVVAKEREELVDRIEGETSAADELEKSVDELRDDVDARRREALEKSGDGDRSDLVGILSGAVEVHGPGVKLVVNDAKDVATGADGQPRGTSGFSDTGRVRDRDMQRVVNGLWESGAEAISVNGQRLTALSAIRAAGDAILVDNRPLVPPYTVLAVGDGERLSRGFQDSADGLYLHALEESYGIRTAISVADDLKLPAAPSVIVRTAQPITEKGTS; this is encoded by the coding sequence ATGTCGCTGCTCACGAACGTCATGGACCACAGCCTCGACGACGGATACGCCGAGGCCGCCGCGCGCAAGCAGGCCGACGGCGGCGGGGGCATGCCCAAGACGCTGCGCGCCAAGCTGGGCCTGGCGGCCGGTCTGGTCCTCGCGGCCCTGGTCGTGACCGTCGGGGCGGCCCAGGCACGGGTCGCCGCCCCCGTCGTCGCCAAGGAGCGCGAGGAGCTGGTCGACCGCATAGAGGGGGAGACCTCGGCGGCCGACGAGCTGGAGAAGAGCGTCGACGAGCTGCGCGACGACGTGGACGCCCGCCGGCGCGAGGCGCTGGAGAAGAGCGGCGACGGCGACCGGTCCGACCTGGTGGGGATCCTGTCGGGCGCGGTGGAGGTGCACGGCCCCGGCGTGAAGCTCGTGGTGAACGATGCGAAGGACGTCGCCACGGGGGCCGACGGGCAGCCGCGCGGCACTTCCGGGTTCTCCGACACGGGGCGGGTGCGGGACCGGGACATGCAGCGAGTGGTGAACGGGCTGTGGGAGTCGGGCGCCGAGGCGATCTCCGTCAACGGGCAGCGGCTGACCGCGCTGTCGGCGATCAGGGCCGCCGGTGACGCGATACTGGTCGACAACAGGCCGCTGGTGCCGCCGTACACGGTGCTCGCGGTGGGGGACGGCGAGCGGCTGAGCAGGGGCTTCCAGGACAGCGCGGACGGGCTGTACCTGCATGCCCTGGAGGAGAGCTACGGCATCCGGACCGCCATCTCCGTCGCGGACGACCTCAAGCTGCCGGCCGCACCGAGTGTGATCGTACGTACAGCACAGCCGATAACCGAGAAGGGCACATCGTGA
- a CDS encoding FHA domain-containing protein: MPHGRVCFGQGESPVKLFAKLFGKSAREGSGDNATARHRAQPDAEGRRPMYRDQVGGPGAPSVDPAQSGGIGFGQPSAPGAGGGFTPDPYASNAPAGQSRQEDPSMSALVCTRCGNRNAENSRFCSNCGAPLRPGAVPERASETTSTISISGLEAYDAEVTGQTAVPALSPEAQAAVDALPLGSALLVVRRGPNSGSRFLLDGELTTAGRHPQSDIFLDDVTVSRRHVEFRRSPDGSFTVADVGSLNGTYVNRERIDQVALSNGDEVQIGKYRLVFYASQRGY; this comes from the coding sequence CTGCCCCACGGGCGGGTCTGTTTCGGTCAAGGGGAATCGCCCGTGAAGTTGTTTGCGAAGTTGTTCGGCAAGAGCGCGCGAGAGGGCAGCGGCGACAACGCGACCGCCCGCCATCGCGCACAGCCCGACGCGGAGGGCCGGCGCCCGATGTACCGGGACCAGGTGGGTGGTCCCGGCGCGCCGTCTGTTGACCCTGCTCAGTCCGGCGGCATAGGTTTCGGCCAGCCCTCGGCCCCGGGTGCGGGTGGAGGGTTCACCCCCGACCCGTACGCGTCGAACGCCCCGGCGGGGCAGTCGCGGCAGGAGGATCCGTCCATGTCGGCCCTGGTCTGTACGAGGTGCGGCAACCGCAACGCGGAGAACAGCCGTTTCTGCTCCAACTGCGGTGCTCCGCTGCGGCCCGGCGCGGTCCCGGAGCGTGCCTCCGAGACGACCTCCACCATCTCCATCTCCGGTCTGGAGGCCTACGACGCCGAGGTCACCGGCCAGACGGCGGTGCCGGCGCTCTCGCCCGAGGCGCAGGCGGCCGTGGACGCGCTGCCGCTGGGCTCCGCCCTCCTGGTCGTGCGCCGCGGTCCGAACTCGGGCAGCCGCTTCCTGCTGGACGGTGAGCTGACCACCGCCGGGCGTCATCCGCAGAGCGACATCTTCCTGGACGACGTGACGGTCTCGCGCCGGCACGTGGAGTTCCGCCGCAGCCCGGACGGTTCCTTCACGGTCGCCGACGTCGGCAGCCTGAACGGCACCTACGTCAACCGCGAGCGCATCGACCAGGTCGCCCTGTCGAACGGCGACGAGGTGCAGATCGGCAAGTACCGGCTGGTGTTCTACGCGAGCCAGCGGGGTTACTGA
- a CDS encoding PRC-barrel domain-containing protein, with protein MRTDIDPRNLIGRKAFDRDGTRIGTVDEVYLDDATGVPEWAAIRTGLFSRDAFVPLEPSELVDGALRVPFDRALIKEAPDFGVGRHLSPEQELQLYHHYGLDVAAAPPPPDHDFGKLAGKGKGPDEG; from the coding sequence GTGCGTACTGACATCGATCCGCGGAACCTGATCGGCCGCAAGGCGTTCGACCGCGACGGCACCAGGATCGGCACCGTGGACGAGGTCTACCTCGACGATGCCACCGGCGTCCCCGAGTGGGCGGCGATACGGACCGGTCTCTTCAGCAGGGACGCCTTCGTCCCGCTGGAGCCCAGCGAGCTGGTCGACGGCGCCCTGCGCGTGCCCTTCGACCGGGCGCTGATCAAGGAGGCGCCCGACTTCGGTGTCGGCCGCCACCTCTCGCCGGAACAGGAACTCCAGCTCTACCACCACTACGGCCTGGACGTGGCGGCCGCTCCCCCGCCTCCCGACCACGACTTCGGCAAGCTGGCCGGCAAGGGCAAGGGCCCCGACGAGGGCTGA
- a CDS encoding small basic family protein, with translation MIAVLGLVVGVVAGLLVRPEVPAAVEPYLPIAVVAALDAVFGGLRAMLDGIFDDKVFVVSFLSNVVVAALIVFLGDKLGVGAQLSTGVVVVLGIRIFSNAAAIRRHVFRA, from the coding sequence GTGATCGCCGTACTGGGCCTCGTCGTGGGAGTCGTGGCCGGATTGCTGGTCCGGCCCGAGGTGCCGGCGGCCGTGGAGCCGTATCTGCCGATCGCCGTCGTGGCGGCGCTGGACGCCGTGTTCGGCGGGCTGAGGGCCATGCTCGACGGCATCTTCGACGACAAGGTCTTCGTGGTGTCGTTCCTGTCGAACGTGGTCGTGGCCGCACTGATCGTGTTCCTGGGCGACAAGTTGGGCGTCGGAGCCCAGCTGTCCACCGGCGTCGTGGTGGTCCTCGGCATCCGCATCTTCTCCAACGCCGCGGCGATCCGACGCCACGTCTTCCGGGCGTGA
- a CDS encoding DUF881 domain-containing protein — MSDDEQPANRLRKELPDEVPPSRSPSADDPAGGLPGAGQGERNGVTGRQRLLKGLWPPRLTRAQLIVALLLFGLGFGLAVQVASNSDSDSALRGARQEDLVRILDELDDRTQRLEDEKQGLEKQRDELENSSDQAEEARKQTLEKERQLGILAGTVAAQGPGITVTIEDTKGTVEADMLLDAIQELRAAGAEAIQVNGVRVVAGTYLADAGNSVSVDGNKINAPYRFQVIGKPQDLEPALNIPGGVVQTLEKEQATVTVERSSKIVVDALRAAERPDYARSSSQ; from the coding sequence ATGAGCGACGACGAGCAGCCCGCGAACAGGCTGCGCAAGGAGCTGCCGGACGAGGTGCCGCCGTCGCGGTCCCCGTCGGCGGACGACCCCGCGGGCGGCCTCCCGGGGGCCGGGCAGGGGGAGCGGAACGGAGTGACCGGCAGGCAGCGGCTCCTGAAGGGGCTGTGGCCGCCCCGCCTGACGCGGGCCCAACTGATCGTCGCCCTGCTCCTGTTCGGGCTCGGGTTCGGTCTCGCGGTGCAGGTGGCGTCCAACAGTGACAGCGACAGCGCGCTGCGAGGTGCCCGCCAGGAAGATCTGGTCCGCATCCTCGATGAACTGGACGACCGTACTCAGCGTCTTGAAGACGAGAAGCAGGGCCTCGAGAAGCAGCGCGACGAGCTGGAGAACAGCTCCGACCAGGCGGAGGAGGCCCGCAAGCAGACGCTCGAGAAGGAGCGGCAACTGGGCATCCTCGCGGGCACCGTGGCCGCGCAGGGGCCCGGCATCACGGTGACCATCGAGGACACGAAGGGGACGGTCGAGGCGGACATGCTGCTCGACGCGATCCAGGAGCTGCGCGCCGCGGGCGCGGAGGCGATCCAGGTGAACGGCGTACGGGTGGTGGCAGGCACGTATCTCGCGGACGCCGGCAACTCCGTCAGCGTCGACGGGAACAAGATCAACGCGCCCTATCGTTTCCAGGTCATCGGCAAGCCGCAGGACCTCGAACCGGCTCTCAACATTCCTGGAGGAGTGGTGCAGACTCTGGAGAAGGAACAGGCCACCGTTACTGTTGAGCGGTCGAGCAAGATCGTCGTGGACGCCTTGCGAGCGGCGGAGCGGCCTGACTACGCTCGGTCGTCCTCCCAGTGA
- a CDS encoding bifunctional nuclease family protein, translated as MNELDVVGVRVEMPSNQPIVLLREVGGDRYLPIWIGPGEATAIAFAQQGMAPARPLTHDLFKDVLEAVGQELSEVRITDLRDGVFYAELVFASGVEVSARPSDAIALALRTGTPIYGSDTVLDDAGIAIPDEQEDEVEKFREFLDQISPEDFGTSNQ; from the coding sequence GTGAACGAGCTCGATGTCGTAGGTGTCCGGGTCGAGATGCCCTCCAACCAGCCGATCGTGCTGCTGCGCGAGGTGGGCGGCGACCGTTACCTTCCCATCTGGATCGGACCGGGGGAGGCGACGGCGATCGCCTTCGCCCAGCAGGGCATGGCTCCCGCACGGCCGCTGACCCACGACCTCTTCAAGGACGTGCTGGAAGCCGTCGGCCAGGAGCTCTCCGAAGTACGCATCACCGACCTGCGTGACGGGGTCTTCTATGCCGAGCTGGTCTTCGCGAGCGGGGTCGAGGTCAGCGCCAGGCCGTCCGACGCCATAGCGCTGGCCCTGCGCACCGGTACGCCGATCTACGGCAGCGACACGGTTCTCGACGACGCCGGTATCGCCATTCCGGACGAGCAGGAGGACGAGGTGGAGAAGTTCCGCGAGTTCCTCGACCAGATCTCGCCGGAGGACTTCGGGACCAGCAATCAGTGA
- a CDS encoding MerR family transcriptional regulator: MRISGDGTVGGGPGHSLGAGGPYPPPGSRLRAGAGHAQHGVAADPGPQRPAAVPTSGGATSMASEQIGYRGPTACAAAGITYRQLDYWARTGLVEPSVRPAHGSGTQRLYSFRDVVVLKIVKRFLDTGVSLQNIRTAVQHLRERGFRDLERMTLMSDGATVHECTSPEEVHALLQGGQGIFGIAVGVVWRDVESALSQLHGERIDTGETLVGHNPADELARRRNNRAV, from the coding sequence GTGAGAATCAGCGGCGACGGTACGGTTGGGGGTGGCCCCGGGCACAGCCTTGGGGCAGGCGGTCCGTACCCTCCCCCGGGCTCCCGGCTTCGCGCAGGCGCGGGCCACGCCCAGCACGGTGTTGCGGCCGATCCCGGTCCGCAGCGACCGGCAGCGGTGCCGACCAGCGGAGGGGCGACGTCCATGGCGTCCGAGCAGATCGGCTACCGCGGGCCGACGGCCTGCGCGGCCGCCGGCATCACCTACCGGCAACTCGACTACTGGGCCCGCACGGGCCTCGTCGAGCCCAGCGTGCGGCCCGCGCACGGGTCCGGGACCCAGCGGTTGTACAGCTTCCGCGACGTCGTCGTGCTGAAGATCGTCAAACGCTTCCTCGACACCGGTGTGTCCCTGCAGAACATCCGCACCGCCGTCCAGCACCTCAGGGAGCGCGGCTTTCGCGACCTGGAGCGGATGACGCTGATGAGCGACGGCGCCACCGTCCACGAGTGCACCTCGCCCGAGGAGGTGCACGCCCTGCTCCAGGGCGGGCAGGGCATCTTCGGGATCGCCGTCGGCGTGGTCTGGCGGGACGTGGAGAGCGCGCTGTCCCAGCTGCACGGCGAGCGGATCGACACGGGGGAGACCCTGGTCGGGCACAATCCGGCCGACGAACTGGCCCGGCGGCGCAACAACCGGGCGGTCTGA
- a CDS encoding mannose-1-phosphate guanyltransferase, whose translation MKAVVMAGGEGTRLRPMTSSMPKPLLPVVNRPIMEHVLRLLKRHGLNETVVTVQFLASLVKNYFGDGEELGMELTYANEEKPLGTAGSVKNAEEALKDDAFLVISGDALTDFDLTDLINFHKEKGSLVTVCLTRVPNPLEFGITIVDEEGKVERFLEKPTWGQVFSDTVNTGIYVMEPEVFNYVDPDVPVDWSGDVFPQLMKEGKPIYGYVAEGYWEDVGTHESYVKAQADVLERKVDVDIDGFEISPGVWVAEGAEVHPDAVLRGPLYVGDYAKVEAGAEIREHTVIGSNVVVKSGAFLHKAVVADNVYVGPHSNLRGCVVGKNTDIMRAARIEDGAVIGDECLVGEESIIQGNVRVYPFKTIEAGAFVNTSVIWESRGQAHLFGARGVSGILNVEITPELAVRLAGAYATTLKKGSTVTTARDHSRGARALKRAVISALQASAIDVRDLENVPLPVARQQTARGSAGGIMIRTTLGVPDSVDIMFFDGQGADLSQGSQRKLDRVFARQEYRRAFPGEIGDLHFPSSVFDSYTGSLLRNVDITGIAESGLKVVVDASNGSAGLVLPSLLGKLGVDSLTINPGLDEARPTESADMRRSGLVRLGEIVASSRAAFGVRFDPVGERLSLVDEKGRIIEDDRALLVMLDLIAAERRSGRVALPVTTTRIAEQVAAYHGTQVEWTTTSPDDLTRVGGEEGAIFGGDGKGGFIVPEFSSVYDGTAAFVRLIGLVARTQLTLSQIDARIPRAHVLKRDLATPWAVKGLVMRRVVEAAGDRFVDTTDGVRVVETDGRWVMVLPDPAEAVTHLWAEGPDDASAQALLDEWAAVVDSAGR comes from the coding sequence ATGAAGGCCGTCGTGATGGCTGGAGGCGAAGGCACACGCCTTCGTCCCATGACCTCGAGCATGCCCAAGCCGCTCCTGCCGGTGGTCAACCGGCCGATCATGGAGCACGTACTTCGGCTGCTCAAAAGGCATGGGCTCAATGAGACCGTCGTGACCGTCCAGTTCCTGGCCTCACTGGTCAAGAACTACTTCGGTGACGGCGAGGAGCTCGGAATGGAGCTCACCTATGCCAACGAGGAGAAGCCACTCGGTACCGCCGGAAGCGTCAAGAACGCCGAGGAGGCATTGAAGGACGATGCCTTCCTCGTCATTTCCGGCGATGCCCTGACCGACTTCGACCTCACCGACCTGATCAACTTCCACAAGGAAAAGGGCTCGCTCGTCACCGTGTGTCTGACGCGCGTGCCCAACCCGCTGGAATTCGGCATCACCATCGTCGACGAAGAGGGCAAGGTCGAGCGCTTCCTGGAGAAGCCGACCTGGGGCCAGGTCTTCTCCGACACCGTGAACACCGGGATCTACGTCATGGAGCCCGAGGTCTTCAACTATGTCGACCCCGATGTGCCCGTGGACTGGTCCGGTGACGTCTTCCCGCAGTTGATGAAGGAAGGCAAGCCCATCTACGGCTATGTCGCCGAGGGCTACTGGGAGGACGTCGGTACCCACGAGAGCTATGTGAAGGCCCAGGCCGACGTTCTGGAACGCAAGGTCGACGTCGACATCGACGGCTTCGAGATCTCGCCCGGCGTCTGGGTGGCCGAGGGTGCGGAGGTGCATCCCGACGCGGTGCTGCGCGGGCCCCTGTACGTCGGCGACTACGCGAAGGTCGAGGCCGGCGCGGAGATCCGCGAGCACACCGTGATCGGGTCAAACGTCGTCGTCAAGAGCGGCGCCTTCCTGCACAAGGCCGTGGTCGCCGACAACGTGTACGTCGGACCGCACAGCAATCTGCGGGGCTGTGTGGTCGGCAAGAACACCGACATCATGCGCGCCGCGCGGATCGAGGACGGCGCGGTCATCGGCGACGAATGCCTGGTCGGTGAAGAATCGATCATCCAGGGCAATGTGCGGGTCTACCCGTTCAAGACCATCGAGGCGGGCGCGTTCGTCAACACCTCGGTGATCTGGGAGTCCCGCGGGCAGGCGCATCTCTTCGGTGCGCGCGGGGTCTCCGGCATCCTGAACGTGGAGATCACGCCGGAGCTGGCCGTGCGGCTGGCCGGTGCGTACGCGACGACCCTGAAGAAGGGGTCCACCGTCACCACGGCCCGTGACCACTCCCGTGGCGCCCGTGCGCTGAAGCGGGCGGTGATCTCCGCGCTGCAGGCCAGCGCCATCGACGTACGCGACCTGGAGAACGTGCCCCTGCCCGTGGCGCGGCAGCAGACCGCGCGGGGCAGTGCCGGCGGCATCATGATCCGGACCACCCTGGGAGTGCCGGACTCCGTCGACATCATGTTCTTCGACGGTCAGGGCGCCGACCTGTCGCAGGGCAGTCAGCGGAAGCTGGACCGGGTGTTCGCGCGCCAGGAGTACCGGCGGGCGTTCCCGGGCGAGATCGGGGACCTGCACTTCCCGTCCAGTGTGTTCGACTCCTACACCGGGTCCCTGCTGCGCAACGTCGACATCACCGGCATCGCGGAGTCCGGGCTCAAGGTGGTCGTCGACGCCTCCAACGGCAGCGCGGGGCTGGTGCTGCCGAGCCTGCTCGGGAAGCTCGGCGTCGACTCCCTGACGATCAATCCCGGTCTCGACGAGGCCAGGCCCACCGAGTCGGCCGACATGCGGCGCTCGGGTCTGGTGCGCCTCGGGGAGATCGTGGCGTCCTCGCGGGCCGCGTTCGGCGTGCGGTTCGACCCCGTCGGTGAACGGCTGTCGCTCGTCGACGAGAAGGGCCGCATCATCGAGGACGACCGGGCGCTGCTGGTGATGCTCGACCTGATCGCGGCCGAGCGGCGCAGCGGCCGGGTGGCGCTCCCGGTGACCACCACCAGGATCGCCGAGCAGGTCGCCGCGTACCACGGCACGCAGGTCGAGTGGACGACCACCTCCCCGGACGACCTGACGCGGGTGGGGGGCGAGGAAGGCGCGATCTTCGGCGGAGACGGCAAGGGCGGCTTCATCGTCCCCGAGTTCAGCAGTGTGTACGACGGCACGGCGGCCTTCGTGCGGCTGATCGGGCTGGTCGCGCGCACGCAGCTCACGCTGAGCCAGATCGACGCGCGGATCCCGCGGGCCCACGTCCTCAAGCGTGATCTGGCCACGCCGTGGGCGGTCAAGGGCCTGGTGATGCGGCGGGTCGTCGAGGCGGCCGGAGACCGGTTCGTGGACACCACGGACGGGGTGCGGGTGGTCGAGACCGACGGGCGCTGGGTGATGGTCCTGCCCGACCCCGCGGAGGCGGTCACCCATCTGTGGGCGGAGGGCCCCGACGACGCCTCCGCACAGGCACTGCTGGACGAGTGGGCCGCGGTGGTGGACAGCGCGGGCCGCTGA
- a CDS encoding DNA polymerase IV — protein MRTAPTILHLDMDAFFASVEQASKPSLRGKAVVVGGLGPRGVVATCSYEARVFGVHSAMPMGQARRLAPHAAYLVPRFELYRSISEQVMRLLRELSPLVEPLSLDEAFVDLDAGGAARDAETARLAGAKLRTDIRTVTGLTGSVGLAASKMLAKIASEAAKPDGLVLIPPGTERAMLEPMTVRTLPGVGPATGDHLRRAGITTVGEIAEAGEDELVRLLGKAHGHALYAMALARDERPVVAERETKSVSVEDTYDVDIHDRVRVGVEVGRLADRCVRRLRASGLSGRTIVLKVRRYDFSTLTRSETLRGPTDDPAVVREAAARLLDSVDTTGGVRLLGVGVSGLADYTQEDLFAQAAGDRAEESAEQPETEPAEEHRPSPAERRWPAGHDVRHTELGHGWVQGSGLGRVTVRFETPYSEVGRVRTFAVDDPELTPADPLPLVADAEDGAGQPSSGPLPLPASLPKSWSGGGGAAATSRP, from the coding sequence GTGAGAACCGCGCCCACGATCCTGCATCTCGACATGGATGCCTTCTTCGCCTCGGTGGAGCAGGCGTCCAAGCCGAGCCTGCGCGGGAAGGCCGTCGTGGTGGGCGGCCTCGGACCGCGCGGCGTGGTCGCCACCTGCTCGTACGAGGCCCGGGTGTTCGGGGTGCACTCCGCGATGCCGATGGGCCAGGCCCGCCGGCTCGCGCCGCACGCCGCGTACCTCGTGCCGCGCTTCGAGCTCTACCGGTCGATCAGCGAGCAGGTGATGCGGCTGCTGCGGGAGCTGTCGCCGCTGGTGGAGCCGCTGAGCCTGGACGAGGCCTTCGTGGACCTGGACGCCGGCGGGGCGGCCCGTGACGCCGAGACGGCGCGACTGGCCGGGGCGAAGCTGCGCACGGACATCCGCACCGTCACCGGCCTCACCGGGTCCGTGGGTCTCGCCGCCTCCAAGATGCTCGCCAAGATCGCCTCGGAGGCGGCCAAGCCCGACGGACTGGTGCTCATCCCGCCGGGAACCGAGCGCGCCATGCTGGAGCCGATGACGGTGCGGACGCTGCCCGGGGTGGGACCGGCCACGGGAGACCATCTGCGGCGGGCGGGGATCACCACGGTCGGCGAGATCGCCGAGGCGGGCGAGGACGAGCTGGTGCGGCTGCTGGGCAAGGCGCACGGCCACGCGCTCTACGCCATGGCGCTGGCGCGGGACGAGCGTCCGGTGGTGGCCGAGCGGGAGACCAAGTCGGTGTCCGTGGAGGACACCTACGACGTGGACATCCACGACCGGGTGCGGGTCGGCGTCGAGGTGGGGCGGCTGGCGGACCGGTGCGTGCGGCGGCTGCGCGCCTCCGGACTGTCCGGGCGGACCATCGTGCTCAAGGTGCGCAGATACGACTTCTCCACGCTCACGCGCTCCGAGACCCTGCGCGGCCCCACCGACGATCCCGCGGTGGTGCGGGAGGCGGCCGCCAGACTGCTGGACTCGGTGGACACCACGGGCGGCGTGCGGCTGCTCGGGGTGGGTGTCAGCGGGCTCGCCGACTACACGCAGGAGGACCTGTTCGCGCAGGCGGCGGGGGACCGGGCCGAGGAATCGGCCGAGCAGCCCGAGACCGAGCCCGCCGAGGAGCACAGACCCTCGCCCGCCGAGCGGCGGTGGCCGGCGGGGCACGACGTGCGGCACACGGAGCTGGGGCACGGCTGGGTGCAGGGCAGTGGTCTCGGGCGGGTCACCGTGCGGTTCGAGACGCCGTACTCGGAGGTCGGGCGGGTGCGGACCTTCGCGGTGGACGACCCGGAGCTGACGCCCGCGGATCCGCTGCCGCTGGTCGCCGACGCGGAGGACGGGGCGGGTCAGCCCTCGTCGGGGCCCTTGCCCTTGCCGGCCAGCTTGCCGAAGTCGTGGTCGGGAGGCGGGGGAGCGGCCGCCACGTCCAGGCCGTAG
- the ftsR gene encoding transcriptional regulator FtsR, with protein sequence MFQTPSGGAGQGAAATDSGLMSIGAVLNALRDEFPDITISKIRFLESEGLVEPRRTPAGYRKFGAHDVERLGQVLRMQRDHYLPLKVIREHLDAVERGEAVALPRVGRQRDGEAAAPEPAESPTVARIGRDELLATAGIGDQELREWESYGLLVPLPDGAYDAEAVTVASLVVQLGRFGIEPRHLRVMKAAADREAGLVDQVVAPLKRHRNPQTRAHAEARTKELAGLAVKLHAALVQTALGVRLP encoded by the coding sequence ATGTTTCAAACACCGAGCGGCGGTGCCGGGCAAGGCGCCGCCGCCACGGACAGTGGGCTGATGAGCATCGGCGCAGTGCTGAACGCGCTGCGTGACGAGTTCCCCGACATCACCATCTCCAAGATCCGTTTCCTGGAGTCGGAGGGCCTCGTCGAGCCGCGACGGACCCCGGCCGGGTATCGCAAGTTCGGCGCGCACGACGTCGAGCGCCTCGGCCAGGTGCTGCGCATGCAGCGGGACCACTATCTGCCGCTCAAGGTGATCCGCGAGCACCTGGACGCCGTGGAGCGCGGCGAGGCCGTGGCGCTGCCGCGGGTCGGCCGGCAGCGGGACGGCGAGGCCGCCGCACCCGAGCCCGCCGAGAGCCCGACGGTGGCCCGGATCGGGCGGGACGAGCTGCTCGCCACGGCCGGGATCGGCGACCAGGAACTGCGGGAGTGGGAGTCGTACGGACTCCTCGTCCCGCTGCCCGACGGGGCGTACGACGCCGAGGCGGTCACCGTGGCGTCGCTGGTGGTGCAGCTGGGGCGGTTCGGGATCGAACCGCGGCACCTGCGGGTGATGAAGGCCGCCGCCGACCGCGAGGCCGGGCTCGTGGACCAGGTGGTGGCTCCGCTGAAGCGCCACCGCAACCCTCAGACCAGGGCACATGCGGAAGCCCGCACCAAGGAGCTGGCGGGACTCGCGGTGAAACTGCACGCGGCGCTGGTGCAGACCGCTCTCGGCGTGCGGCTGCCCTGA
- a CDS encoding CDP-alcohol phosphatidyltransferase family protein yields MEVQETRVQTDRVLTIPNILSMARLAGVPLFLWLILRPEFGGPQSDGWALLVLALSGVSDYLDGKLARRWNQISSLGRLLDPAADRLYILSTLVGLTWREILPLWLTLVLLAREAMLLVMVGILRRHGYPPPQVNFLGKAATFNLMYAFPLLLLSDGSGWIASLAAVFGWAFAGWGTTLYWWAGVLYVVQVRRLVRADVAAD; encoded by the coding sequence GTGGAGGTCCAGGAGACCCGCGTGCAGACCGACCGGGTCCTCACCATCCCGAACATCCTCAGCATGGCGCGCCTGGCCGGCGTGCCACTGTTCCTGTGGCTCATCCTGCGGCCCGAGTTCGGCGGCCCGCAGAGCGACGGCTGGGCGCTGTTGGTGCTGGCCCTGAGCGGGGTCAGCGACTACCTGGACGGAAAGCTCGCACGGCGTTGGAATCAGATCAGCAGCCTTGGCCGGCTGCTGGACCCGGCGGCCGACCGGCTCTATATCCTCTCCACGCTGGTGGGTCTCACCTGGCGCGAGATTCTCCCGCTCTGGTTGACCCTTGTACTGCTTGCCAGGGAAGCGATGCTGCTGGTGATGGTGGGCATCCTCCGGCGGCACGGCTATCCTCCGCCGCAGGTGAACTTCCTGGGCAAGGCCGCCACCTTCAACCTCATGTACGCCTTCCCGCTGCTTCTGCTGAGTGACGGCAGCGGATGGATCGCGTCACTCGCCGCCGTCTTCGGATGGGCGTTCGCCGGATGGGGTACAACCCTGTATTGGTGGGCAGGTGTTCTCTACGTGGTGCAGGTCCGCCGCCTGGTTCGTGCGGACGTCGCAGCCGATTGA